In a genomic window of Mercenaria mercenaria strain notata chromosome 19, MADL_Memer_1, whole genome shotgun sequence:
- the LOC128551003 gene encoding uncharacterized protein LOC128551003, which yields MGTAMGSSMAPSYASLFMGKFEQDFLRNRDLQPTLWLRFLDDIFMVWDHSLEELELFIRELNSFHPDIKFTHTISQDSLSFLDVNISKGENLCVETNIYVKETNNHQYLDYTSCHPKQCKNGIPYSQAKRYRHIISDDDKFKHSLSQLREFFVDRGYPHDVLDRAFQKVVNISQQEALQTQVGDKNSVIPFTIVYDPALPRIGNTINKYWSILNLSKSFTTKSVYENCKPVVAYRRPKNLQDYLISSEFNKQSDKLYLSQRYFKGYMDIAYDKLSEERCFQIIA from the coding sequence ATGGGTACTGCGATGGGCAGCTCAATGGCACCATCATACGCATCGTTATTtatgggaaaatttgaacaagacTTCCTTAGAAATCGAGATCTACAACCGACACTTTGGCTGCGTTTCCTGGATGATATTTTTATGGTGTGGGATCATTCCTTGGAAGAACTAGAACTTTTCATCAgagagttaaacagttttcatcctgacATAAAGTTTACGCATACTATTTCACAAGATTCGCTCTCGTTTCTAGATGTAAATATATCCAAGGGAGAGAATTTATGTGTCGAAACTAACATATATGTGAAAGAAACTAATAACCACCAGTACTTGGACTATACATCATGTCATCCCAAACAATGTAAGAACGGTATTCCGTATAGTCAAGCAAAACGCTATAGACATATAATATCAGATGATGACAAgttcaaacattcattatcacaGCTTCGTGAATTCTTCGTTGACAGAGGTTACCCACATGATGTGTTAGACCGTGCCTTCCAGAAAGTAGTCAATATATCTCAGCAAGAAGCTTTACAGACTCAAGTTGGGGACAAAAATAGTGTAATTCCTTTTACTATTGTGTATGATCCAGCGCTTCCACGTATTGGTAAcactattaataaatactggaGTATTTTGAACCTATCAAAAAGCTTTACAACTAAATCCGTTTATGAGAACTGTAAACCTGTTGTTGCCTATAGACGTCCGAAAAATTTACAAGACTATTTGATAAGTTCAGAGTTCAATAAGCAaagtgataaactttatctctcacAGAGAT